CATTCGCTTCAGCCAACAACACATTCATGTGTCCCGGCATTCTCCCTGCAACTGGGTGAATCGCATACTTGACATCAACACCCATCCGCTCAAGCTGGTCTGCCAACTCGCGCACGCTATGCTGTGCTTGGGCTACCGCCATCCCATATCCAGGTACAATTACCACAGAACGGGCATAACCTAACATCATCGCTCCTTCTTCTGGATCGATGCTGCGGACAGTTTGGTCAACTGCACTACCACTACCAGCGGCACCACCAGACGCAGACGCTGAACCAAAAGCACTGAATAGCACACTAAATAAAGAGCGGTTCATTGCCTTACACATAATCTCGGTAAGGATTAAGCCAGATGCTCCCACCAAAGCACCAGCGATGATTAACATATTGTTCATCACCACGAAACCAGCAGCAGCCGCAGCGATCCCCGATAACGAGTTTAACAGCGAAATTACTACAGGCATATCACCGCCACCGATGGGGATGACAAACATCACACCCAGTACCAGAGAAACGGCAACCACCCCTAAGAATACAGGTAAGCTGTGGGGGGATACAATTAAATAGGCACTGCCTGCTATATAAGCACCCAGAAGCAACAGATTAAACGGTTGCTGCAACGGAAATGTAATCGGAGAACCGCTAATTAAACCTTGCAATTTGGCAAATGCGAGAAAACTACCAGTGAAGGTGACACCACCAATCAACACATCTAACAGCATCGAGATGTTGACATCCAGGGGTATTGCTTCACCATGATCGAGCAAACGCCAAAATTCTGCAACGGCAACGAGGGCAGAAGCTGCACCACCCAAACCGTTGAGTAAACCCACCATTTGGGGCATTTCCGTCATTTGGACTTTGTAAGCCACGATCGCACCAATTACCGAGCCGATCGCCAAACCTAACAAAATCATTTCATAGTTCAACACCTTCTGATCCAGCAGCGTTGCCACAATTGCCAGCAACATTCCCACCGCTGCAATCACATTACCATTCCGCGCTGTGGCAGGTGAACCCAGCTTTTTCAAACCCAGAATAAACAAAGATGCAGCGACTAAGTACGTTAGCTGAATCCCGGTTGGAAGAAAATCGCTCATAATCAGTGGTAGTTCGTTGTTGGTTGATAGTTGATAGTTGATAGGTGATAGTTGGAGCGTTGATAGTTGATAGGTGATAGTTGGAGCGTTGATAGGTCATAGTTGCTAACCACTAACCACAATCCACAATCCACTAACCACAATCCACTAACCACAATCCACTAACCACTATCCATTTGCCTTTTTCTTGAACATTTGCAACATGCGATCTGTGACGAGGAAACCACCCACCACGTTAACCATTGCCAATACCACAGCAATCAAACCGAGAATTACCGAAAGATTCGTCTCTCTCGCACCACTTGCAACAATTGCCCCAAGTACCGCAATTCCCGAAATAGCATTTGAGCCTGACATTAAGGGTGTGTGTAGCGTTGGCGGTATTTTGTTGATGATTTCAAACCCGGTAAATGATGCGAGAACAAATACAAATAAAGCTGCAATTAATGCTTCTGTCATGTGTTGAAAACTCCTTTTTGAAGCGAACCGCAGATGCACACAGATGGATTTAATCCGCGTTTATCCGCGTTTATCTGCGGTTAATAATTTCCTAACTAACTGCTGGTTGAGTACTGAAACTTTGTAGCGCATCTCGCACCCGTGAGTTACGAATTTCCCCAGCGTGGGTAATACAAGCAGCATCAACAATGTCGTCAGCAAAGTTCACCTGTAATGCTTTGTCCTTAATCAGCAATTGCATCAAAGATGTGACATTCTTGGCATACAATTGGCTGGCGTGGACAGGCATTGATGATGGTAAATTAATCGGACCAATGATGGTAATGCCATTCCAGACAATATCTTTGCCGGGATCAGTACAAGCGCAGTTTCCACCTTGTTCGGCAGCGATATCAACAATTACTGAACCTGGTTTCATTTGCGCTACCATTTCTTCAGTTACCAGTAGCGGTGCTTTTCTCCCTGGAACTTGAGCGGTAGTAATGACGATATCGGCGTTTTTGACGTGTTCGGTGACAACTTCTTGGGTGCGCTGTTTGCTAGCTTCAGAAATTTCTTTAGCGTAACCACCAGCGGCAACAGTTTCTTCTTCGAGTTTGACTTCGACGAATTTCGCTCCCAAGCTTTGCACTTCTTCTTTAACAGCGGGACGAATATCAAATGCTTCGACAACAGATCCCAAACGTCTAGCGGTGGCGATCGCTTGCAATCCGGCTACACCAGCCCCCATAATAAATACTTTCGCGGGTGCGATCGTACCGGCGGCTGTCGTCAGCATTGGGAAGTATTTGGGTAAAGCTGCTGCACCAATCAATACGGCTTTATAACCCGCGATTGACGCTTGCGAGGACAAAGCATCCATGCTTTGTGCCCTGGTGGTACGGGGGATCATCTCCATACTCAGAGCCGTTACTTTGTGATTTGCCAGTTGCTGTGCCACTACGGGATTTCCCAAGGGATTGAGGAAACTGATTAATACAGATCCTTCCTTGAGTAAATCAATTTCTGAACGTCCATCTTCTCGCTCTTGTGGTGGACTTACCTTGAGCAAAATATCTGCTTGGCTCCATAATGAAGCAGTATCCGCGATAATTTTCGCTCCTGCTGCTTCATAAGCACTATCAGCGAAAAATGCTCGCTCACCCGCACCCGCTTCTACCCATACTTCCAAACCTTGTTTTACCAATCGGGCTACGGTATCGGGAATTAATGCTACACGACGTTCACAAACTTCTATTTCTTTAGCAACCGCTATTTTCATGAAATCTCCTTGAAAGAAATACCTATTGTCTGCAAGATGTGCAAAATTTTGCCAATTTCCGGATTTAGCGCAGGAGATAGCAAGTGTGTTCAGGCTATCAGCTATTGTCAAGCATAGGAACGAGCCTTTGCGCTTGGAGAATTGCAGATGTCATCATTTCAGGCAATTGCATTCATAGCTACATACTGCACATCCTATGTTGAACCCCTAATTTTGCATCTTTGTCTTCAACTTCTTTTAGGC
Above is a genomic segment from Tolypothrix sp. NIES-4075 containing:
- a CDS encoding NAD(P)(+) transhydrogenase (Re/Si-specific) subunit beta, translated to MSDFLPTGIQLTYLVAASLFILGLKKLGSPATARNGNVIAAVGMLLAIVATLLDQKVLNYEMILLGLAIGSVIGAIVAYKVQMTEMPQMVGLLNGLGGAASALVAVAEFWRLLDHGEAIPLDVNISMLLDVLIGGVTFTGSFLAFAKLQGLISGSPITFPLQQPFNLLLLGAYIAGSAYLIVSPHSLPVFLGVVAVSLVLGVMFVIPIGGGDMPVVISLLNSLSGIAAAAAGFVVMNNMLIIAGALVGASGLILTEIMCKAMNRSLFSVLFSAFGSASASGGAAGSGSAVDQTVRSIDPEEGAMMLGYARSVVIVPGYGMAVAQAQHSVRELADQLERMGVDVKYAIHPVAGRMPGHMNVLLAEANVPYTQLHDMEDINPQFEQADVALVIGANDVVNPAARSDVNSPIYGMPILEVDRAKQTIVIKRGMSAGFAGVDNELFYKDKTTMLFGSAKDMVAKLVSEVKQL
- a CDS encoding NAD(P) transhydrogenase subunit alpha gives rise to the protein MTEALIAALFVFVLASFTGFEIINKIPPTLHTPLMSGSNAISGIAVLGAIVASGARETNLSVILGLIAVVLAMVNVVGGFLVTDRMLQMFKKKANG
- a CDS encoding Re/Si-specific NAD(P)(+) transhydrogenase subunit alpha — translated: MKIAVAKEIEVCERRVALIPDTVARLVKQGLEVWVEAGAGERAFFADSAYEAAGAKIIADTASLWSQADILLKVSPPQEREDGRSEIDLLKEGSVLISFLNPLGNPVVAQQLANHKVTALSMEMIPRTTRAQSMDALSSQASIAGYKAVLIGAAALPKYFPMLTTAAGTIAPAKVFIMGAGVAGLQAIATARRLGSVVEAFDIRPAVKEEVQSLGAKFVEVKLEEETVAAGGYAKEISEASKQRTQEVVTEHVKNADIVITTAQVPGRKAPLLVTEEMVAQMKPGSVIVDIAAEQGGNCACTDPGKDIVWNGITIIGPINLPSSMPVHASQLYAKNVTSLMQLLIKDKALQVNFADDIVDAACITHAGEIRNSRVRDALQSFSTQPAVS